GTGCCAGTGGGAGGGCGAGGAGCACCGCATCCCGACGACGGGCATGTGGGTCGAGCATCCCTATAAGCCGCTGGCCGCCGACGCCTGGCTGCCCGACATCTCGACGTTCGCCGACCCCGAGACGGAGGCCGACCGTTTCCCGAACGGCTCGAAGGAGTGCAACCCCGAGGGCCTGCCCAAGCTGCCGAGCCTGTTCCCGGGCGAGGTCGAGGTCACGTGGAAGGACGGAACGAAGCACGTCGCCCGCACGGTGTGGGATGCGTTTGCCGAGAACCTCGAGCCGTACACGCTCGAGTACGCCGAGGAGGTCACCGAGGTTCCGGCCGAGCTCATTGAGCAGGCCGTGCGCACGTACACGACTCGCGTCAACCCGGCCTACGGCAACGGCGGCATCCACTACCAGCTCGCTCCCGACCAGACGGGCCACGCCGTCCAGAATACGCGCGCGCTGCAGATCATCGCGTGCATCACCGGCAACTCTGACGAGCCGGCTGGCAACCGCGGCTCCTCGAAGGCCGAGGTCGACGGCTGCCCCGGCCGCGCCACGATGCTGAAGACCGACTACGGCGACAAGGCCATCACGTGGGAGGGCCGCGACAAGTCCATCGAGGACCAGATTCCCGAGATCCAGGACTTCGTGCAGTACCTCATCGACAACGACTCCCCGCTGGCGCAGCGCTACGACAACAAGGTGCCCACCGACGAAGAGGCTCGCTGGATCGCCGAGCGCAAGGGCGGCGCATACCGCCCCTCGGCGGCGTGGCCCAATCCGACGACGACGTGGGAGCGCAACGCCAAGCAGATTAGCGCCGAGCGCTTCCCGCTGCTGCGCTACTGGAACCGCTGGGCGGACTCGGCGACGATCTGGGACTCCATCAACGAGATCGACACGCCCTACCAGATCCACGGCGGAATCTGCATGTCCGGTGACTTCATGAACGAGTCGAACCTCACCGAGGCGTGGGAGGCCCTGACGAAGCTCGACTTCTGGGTGGACATCAACCTGTGGAGCTGCCCGAACAACGGCTGTGCCGACGTGGTGTTCCCCTGCCTGCACTGGCTCGAGGTCAACACGACGCGCGTTTCGCAGGGCGCCGGTGGCGTGTTCGGCGCCGGCCAGCGCGCCAAGCAGCCTGAGGGCGACCAGATCTACGACCCGGTTTTCGTCGTGCTGCTCTACAAGGCCATGGGTGTGCCGTTCAACGACACCGACCCCGACTACGACGAGTGGCTCAACCTCAACGTCGAGGACTTCGTGCAGATGGGCGGCACCGTCAGCTACGAGGAGCAGGAGGCCCGCGTTCTCAAGGCTGCCTGCGACGCGTGGAAGACGCCCGAGTTCCCCAACGGCCCAACGTTTGCCGAGTACGCTGCCAAGTTCCAGGAGGAGGGCTGGTTCGACTGCCGCGAGTGGCACCCCGAGCGCTGGGGCACGTACCGTCGCTGGGAGATGGGCTACCGTCGCCAGGAGGGCGGCTACAACCTCTACCCGGCCGTCGACGAGAAGGCCGGCTTCATGACGCCTACGGCCAAGGTCGAGATCTGGTCGACGATCATGGAGTCCTACATCGATGACGAGGACAAGTTCCCGCACTGGCGTGAGCCACAGAACTCCAAGGTGAGCGCGCCCGAGCTCTACGACGCCAGTCGCGCCGACGAGATCGGCCAGAGCCAGCCCGTCGCCGGCAAGATGGACGAGAACGAGCACATGATCAACCGCGAGGGTTATGTCGAGGCGCTCAAGGCCCATCCCGACGCCGTGTTCACAATGACGACGGGCGCCCGCCAGCCCGTGTACTTCCACACGGAGCACCGCCAGCTGCCGTGGTGTCGCGAGCTGTGGCCCTACCCGCGCTTCGAGATCAATCCGGCCGACGCTGCCCGCCTGGGCATCGAGGAAGGCGACTGGGTGTGGATCGAGTCGCCGTGGGGCAAGGTCCGCGAGGTCGCTGACCTGTATTACGGCATCAAGGAGGGCACGACCAACGCGAACCACGGCTGGTGGTTCCCCGAGGTCGACTCGGCCAGCCACGGCTTCGAGCTCGTCAACATCAACTGCTGCCTCGACAAGTACGCGCAGTGCTGGATCTGCGGCGCATCCCAGATGCGCGGCGTCCCGGTCGTCGTGTACAAGGCGACGGCGGAGAACTCCCCGTTCGGCAACCCGGTGCCGTGCGATCCCGACGGCAACCCGGTCATCTGGGAGGCGACCGATCCGCGTCTGAAGGAGTGGCTGAGCTCCGACCCCGCCGCCGAGGGCATGAACTACTACCGCGCCGAGGCAAAGGGCTTGCAGACGTCGAAGAGCCTGATTCGCGCGTAACGGGCGCGCGCCCGCGGCGGGCATGCGAGCCGTCGCGCCGCGGGCGCGCCTTCTACGAAGGATAAGAGGGGAGAGGACCTCATGTCGCAGTATGCGATCATCACTGACCTGAACCGCTGCACGGGCTGCCTGGCCTGCACCGTCGCCTGCAAGGCGGCCAACGGCGTGCCGGTGGGCAACTTCTGGATCCGCACGATGCGCGTTGGACCGAGCGTCAAGGAGAACGGCTCGGGCCAGTATCCCGACGTTGACATGTACTTTTTGCCGATGCAGTGCCAGCACTGCGCCACGCCGGCCTGCACGACCGTGTGCCCGACGGGCGCCTCGGCCAAGGCGGAGGACGGCACGATCCAGATCGACAAGGAGAAGTGCATCGGGTGCGGCGCCTGCATCTCGGCGTGCCCCTATGGCGTGCGCTACCTCAACGAGGAGCTCAACGTCGTCGAGAAGTGCACGATGTGCCAGCAGCTTATCGAGCAGGGCGAGCTGCCGGCGTGCGTCGCCCAGTGCGGCGCCCGCGCCCGCTTCTTCGGCGATCTCGACGAGGGCATCGACAGCTTCGAGGGCCCCTGGCGTCCCATTCAGGCCGGCACGTACGAGGAGCAGCAGGCGACGCGCGTCAAGATTCGCGACGCCGTACAGCCGTTCGAGGACGACGACGTGCACCAGCTGCCCGACGAGGGCAACGGCCCGCAGTTCCAGTACATCCTGCGCCAGCACTACGGCGACCGTCGCGATCGTCCGTGGCGGAGCTAGGCCATGGGTGCCCAGGTCTTGACGGCGCTGTTCACGCTTGCGACGTGCCTGGGGGCCGGCCTTTTCGGCTTCCAGGGCGTCCAGGCGCTGCGCTACCGATCTGAGCGGCTGAACAAGGCGTCGGCAGCTGTCGCCGGCGTCTTGGCCTTGGCCGGTCTCGCGTGCTTTGCCCTGCGCCTCGGCCGCCCCGAGCGGCTGTTCGGTGGGTTTGCGAACCTGACGTCGGGCATCACGCTGGCGCTGTATGCCGTCGCTCTGTTTGTCGTGGTGTGCGTCGTCGTGCTGGTCATGTCGAGCCGCGCTGAGGACGGCAGCGTCCCGGCGTGGTGCGGCTGGGCTACGCTTGTGGTGTCCGCGTTGCTCGTGGCGGGCACGACCTGCGGCTACCTGCTGTCGGCAAAGCCGGGCGGTGAGCTGTTCGCGACGATGGGCTTGTTTGCGGGAGGCGCGCTCGTTATGGGAAGCGCGGCTCACCTGGTGCTGGCCTGCGTACGCGCCGACGCCGACGCGCTGGCGCTCGGGAGGTGCTGTCTGCTGGCATGCGCCGTCGTTGCGGGCGCGTGCCTGGCGGCATACCTCGGGTGGTTCTCGCTCGATACGCAGGCCGAAGCCGCCGCGACGAAGTCGGCATTCTCCATGAGCACGTTTACGGTTGGTGACTCGGGCGGCCAGGCTGCCGCGGGCGAGCGCTTGTCCGCGCTGCTTTCCGGCGCGCAGGCTTCGCTGTTCTGGGGCGTCGGCGTGGCGTGCGGCATCGTCGTGCCGGTGGCATGCGGCCTTGTGGCGCTCGTCTGCGGACGGGTACGCACGGGATCCGACGAGCCTTCGGCCGCCGGCGTGCGCCGCGGGCTGCTCGGCGCGCTGGCGGCTGTGGCGCTGCTGGCGAGCGTTGGCGGCGGCTACGCGCTGCGGCTGTGCTTGGTGGCCCTGGGATAGGGCCGACATTCTCGGTTATGCTCGCGGGGGCACCCGATCGCGCGCTGTCACGCGGCCGGGTGCCCTTTGCTGTTGCGGAACTGCGCCCCGGCGGCAAAGATCGCTTATAGTGCGGTGGTTTGGCCGAGCGCCTGGCTGCCGCCCGGCTCGACCTAGACGTCGCGTCGGTGCCCGTCCGGCAGCCACACGGTGAAGCGCGTGCCGAGGCCCTCGCGCGTCAGCACGTCGATCTTCCCGCCGTGGGCGTCGACGATCCACTTGGCGACCGCCAGGCCGAGCCCGGTGCCGTCTTTGTGCTCGCTGCGGGCCGCATCCGCGCGGTAGAAGCGCTCGAACACGTGGGCGACGTCGTTTTGCGTCATGCCCATGCCGTGGTCTTCCACAAAGCAGCCGTGCATGTTCCTCGTCGGATCGACGCGCGAGCCGAGCTCGATCGCCGTGCCGGGAGGGGAGTAGCGCGCGGCGTTGCTCACGATGATGCGCAGCGCCTGCTTGACCATGGCTCGGTCAGCCACGATGAGCTCGGCTGGGGCGTCCCCGCAGGCCTCGCTGCCTCGGCGCACGGTGTACGCATGCTGTGCATCGATCATGCGGGACTCCTCGGCGACCTCTTCCACGAGCGCTCCCAGATCGAACGCCTCGGGCGTCATCGCCTGCCTGCCCGAGTCGCCGCGGGCCAGGAAGAGCAGCTGCTCCACGAGCTCTTGCATGTGCGCCGTCTCGGCCTTGAGCGCGGCGATGGACTCGTCGAGCACGGCCTCGTCCGTCTTGCCCCAGCGGTCGAGCATGTCAACGTAGCCCCGCACGACGGCGATGGGCGTGCGCAGCTCGTGCGAGGCGTCCGAGACGAAGCGCATCTGCTGCAGCTTTGCCTCCTGCATGCGGCGCAGCAGGCCGTTCAGTGCGATTTCGATGCTCTGCAGGTCCTTGTCGCCCGTCGATACGCGCGGCATGTCGACAGACGCCGTCTCGATGGCGTGCTCGAGATGGGCGAGCGCGTCGGAGTCGACGGGCTCTGCCGTCGCGCTGCCGATGGCCTCCGCCGTGAGCGCGAGCTCGTTGAGCGGACGGAGCCTGCGCCTGATGAGGCGGGCCTCCGTGACGCCGCTCAGCAGCACGACGGCCTCGACGGACAGCGCCACGATGCCGATGGGCAGCGCGTGGTTCCACAGTTTGGAGAGGGGAAACACGTACTCGTAGGCGGCGCCCGATCCCGCCTCGCCCCGGGCGATGGCGCCGTCTGCGTCGCGCACGGGGGCGGCGAACACGAGGGCGTCGTCTTCGAGTCCTGGGTTGTTGGCGCGCCAGAACACGGTTTGGCCGGGCTCGAACAGCTTGATGTCGGCGCGGGACTGCTCGGGGATTTGCTGCAGGCACTCGTGGACGAACGTTCCGGCAAGTGCGACGCACAGTGCGACATCGAGCAGGATGAACGTCGCGAGCCGGTTCGCCCACGAGGACAGGGCGATGCTGCGCGCAATGGACGACGCGCGCTTGCTGACGCCGTCTTTGGGAGCCCGCGCTTTCGGCTTGCTACTCCTCGCGGACGACATAGCCCACTCCCCGCACGGTCGAGACGAGCTCCAGGCCGAAGCGGTCGTCGATCTTGGCTCGGATGTGGCGCACGTAGACGTCGATGACGTTCGTCTCGCCCACATAGTCGTAGCCGCAGGCCTCGCGCACGAGCTGCTCGCGGGTCAGCACGATGTTCTTGCGAGCCATGAGGGCGCGCAGGACGTCGAACTCGCGGTTCGTGAGCTCGACGCGCGCGGGGGTGCCGTCTGTCGCCAAGACCGCGACCTCGTGCCGGTCGACGTCGAGTCGCACGCGGCCTGCCGCGTAGGCTGCCCCCGGTTCCGTGCTCGCCGCACTTGTGCCGGCAGACACGCTCTCGTGTGCGTCCTCACCCTGCGGGCCCGCGGCCTTCTCGGTCGCCGGCCTGTGCCTCAGCGCCAGGCGGATGCGGGCGAGGAGCTCCTCGATGGCAAACGGCTTCGTGATGTAGTCGTCGGCCCCGGCGTCCAGGCCGGCGACCTTGTCCATGACGGCGTCGCGGGCCGTGAGCAGGATGACGGGCACGCTGGAGACGCGGCGGATCCTTCGGAGCACCTCCAAGCCGCTGAGCTGGGGCAGCATGACATCGAGCAGGATGAGGTCGTATGAGGCGGCAAGCGCCTGCTCCACGCCGGCGCGTCCGTCGACCGCCTTGTCGACCGCGTAGCCCTCGTGCGTCAGCTCGAGCTCTATGAAGCGCGCGATCTTCTCCTCGTCCTCGACGATGAGGATCCGCCCTGCGCCCTCGGCCATGTGCGCCCCGCTTCCTGCTATTGCTGCGTGCCGTTCTGGTTCGACGCCTCGTCGCCCATGACGGTGCGCTTGAGGTTATCCACGCCGTCGGAAGCCTTGTCCGACAGGTCGTTCAGGTTGACTTCAATGGTTCCCACGCCGTCAAAATGGTAGCGGAACTCGAAGAACAGGCTGATGATGAGCAGTGGGATGGTGACCCAGAACGCGAAGACCACCAGCAAGATCACGATGAGGATGGGCATGGAGAACATCTGCCTGCCCTGGCGTTCGGCCACGAGTGACGTGTCGACGCTCTTACGCAGAACGCGCTTGAGCCACCCCATGAAGCGGGAGAACCCGTCGACGAACGCGTTGGCTTTCGTGGACTGCTCGTAATCGCTCTGGGCCTGGGCCATGCGCGCCGCGTCCTGCTCGTCGGCCGACGTAGCGCCCGACGTAGCGTAGCTCGCCGTCTTGGCGGCCGTCTTGCCCTGGCGTTCGAGCAGCACGACGGCGTCGAGCACGTCGTAGCCGCTCAGCTCCAGGGCCGCGCGCGCCTCCTCGAAGCTTACGCCTGTCTTGTCGCGGACAAGCTCGGCCTTGCGCATCTTCTCTTCGTCGGAGGGTGTTGCGGCGGGGCCGGTTGCATCCGTTGCCGTGGGGTCGCTCATGGTGGTCGTCCCTTCTCGTGGGGGAGCCGTGCAGCTCCCAATGGATGATCCCATCATGCGGCGCGCACATTAAGGCGTCCC
The window above is part of the Coriobacteriia bacterium genome. Proteins encoded here:
- a CDS encoding molybdopterin-dependent oxidoreductase, coding for MAKLTMSRRSFVQAAAVTAAACALTGSTTRPLQALAEGEDTTAGEVKRIRSTCRACGKVECGVWVTVEDGKVVKVEGDESTPHGRGHCCSKSQASMQAAYHPDRLKYVMKRTNPKGEDDPGWVRISLKEGLDLVGEKFGEIVSKYGGESIFAMGGTSRVWTQAPYGTLKQVFGTPNAHLAYEICKGPRHFGGILTDEIGSPWMEVEQEPKVYVQWGIAAEYSNYDSNNRTVTDVSQHASCHILVDPRLTPLGKESSIWLPLRVGTDLCLSLSWLKWILDNEAYDDAFVRRWTNAPFLWCEDKEKEGEPGDGTWFMEMNGGIHMRTRLLTEADLKEGGSPKRFMVWDEANERLTYWDAEACQWEGEEHRIPTTGMWVEHPYKPLAADAWLPDISTFADPETEADRFPNGSKECNPEGLPKLPSLFPGEVEVTWKDGTKHVARTVWDAFAENLEPYTLEYAEEVTEVPAELIEQAVRTYTTRVNPAYGNGGIHYQLAPDQTGHAVQNTRALQIIACITGNSDEPAGNRGSSKAEVDGCPGRATMLKTDYGDKAITWEGRDKSIEDQIPEIQDFVQYLIDNDSPLAQRYDNKVPTDEEARWIAERKGGAYRPSAAWPNPTTTWERNAKQISAERFPLLRYWNRWADSATIWDSINEIDTPYQIHGGICMSGDFMNESNLTEAWEALTKLDFWVDINLWSCPNNGCADVVFPCLHWLEVNTTRVSQGAGGVFGAGQRAKQPEGDQIYDPVFVVLLYKAMGVPFNDTDPDYDEWLNLNVEDFVQMGGTVSYEEQEARVLKAACDAWKTPEFPNGPTFAEYAAKFQEEGWFDCREWHPERWGTYRRWEMGYRRQEGGYNLYPAVDEKAGFMTPTAKVEIWSTIMESYIDDEDKFPHWREPQNSKVSAPELYDASRADEIGQSQPVAGKMDENEHMINREGYVEALKAHPDAVFTMTTGARQPVYFHTEHRQLPWCRELWPYPRFEINPADAARLGIEEGDWVWIESPWGKVREVADLYYGIKEGTTNANHGWWFPEVDSASHGFELVNINCCLDKYAQCWICGASQMRGVPVVVYKATAENSPFGNPVPCDPDGNPVIWEATDPRLKEWLSSDPAAEGMNYYRAEAKGLQTSKSLIRA
- a CDS encoding 4Fe-4S dicluster domain-containing protein — protein: MSQYAIITDLNRCTGCLACTVACKAANGVPVGNFWIRTMRVGPSVKENGSGQYPDVDMYFLPMQCQHCATPACTTVCPTGASAKAEDGTIQIDKEKCIGCGACISACPYGVRYLNEELNVVEKCTMCQQLIEQGELPACVAQCGARARFFGDLDEGIDSFEGPWRPIQAGTYEEQQATRVKIRDAVQPFEDDDVHQLPDEGNGPQFQYILRQHYGDRRDRPWRS
- a CDS encoding sensor histidine kinase, with translation MSSARSSKPKARAPKDGVSKRASSIARSIALSSWANRLATFILLDVALCVALAGTFVHECLQQIPEQSRADIKLFEPGQTVFWRANNPGLEDDALVFAAPVRDADGAIARGEAGSGAAYEYVFPLSKLWNHALPIGIVALSVEAVVLLSGVTEARLIRRRLRPLNELALTAEAIGSATAEPVDSDALAHLEHAIETASVDMPRVSTGDKDLQSIEIALNGLLRRMQEAKLQQMRFVSDASHELRTPIAVVRGYVDMLDRWGKTDEAVLDESIAALKAETAHMQELVEQLLFLARGDSGRQAMTPEAFDLGALVEEVAEESRMIDAQHAYTVRRGSEACGDAPAELIVADRAMVKQALRIIVSNAARYSPPGTAIELGSRVDPTRNMHGCFVEDHGMGMTQNDVAHVFERFYRADAARSEHKDGTGLGLAVAKWIVDAHGGKIDVLTREGLGTRFTVWLPDGHRRDV
- a CDS encoding response regulator transcription factor, with the protein product MAEGAGRILIVEDEEKIARFIELELTHEGYAVDKAVDGRAGVEQALAASYDLILLDVMLPQLSGLEVLRRIRRVSSVPVILLTARDAVMDKVAGLDAGADDYITKPFAIEELLARIRLALRHRPATEKAAGPQGEDAHESVSAGTSAASTEPGAAYAAGRVRLDVDRHEVAVLATDGTPARVELTNREFDVLRALMARKNIVLTREQLVREACGYDYVGETNVIDVYVRHIRAKIDDRFGLELVSTVRGVGYVVREE
- a CDS encoding UBA/TS-N domain protein → MSDPTATDATGPAATPSDEEKMRKAELVRDKTGVSFEEARAALELSGYDVLDAVVLLERQGKTAAKTASYATSGATSADEQDAARMAQAQSDYEQSTKANAFVDGFSRFMGWLKRVLRKSVDTSLVAERQGRQMFSMPILIVILLVVFAFWVTIPLLIISLFFEFRYHFDGVGTIEVNLNDLSDKASDGVDNLKRTVMGDEASNQNGTQQ